In Streptomyces alboniger, the following are encoded in one genomic region:
- a CDS encoding alpha/beta hydrolase family protein: MTQPETVGPNQPEALADLPLLVTVELPDGARVPVRALRAPAPERFLPSGSGPAPGPPPAPAVLIVPAMGTPARFYRRFAHRLHGEGLTVLTADLRGQGEATPRAGRRGTRDHGYRAIVEEDLPAVLAVVRAELGPEPPLYLLGHSLGGQLGLIHAALTAAPGPAPVPGPVPGPGVDGVVLVATGSVWFRAYGPLRGPALLLGQLLIAATSTVLGRWPGARLGFGGDQPKSVMRDWARQGRTGRYTAKGSARDYETALAALELPVLAVSVERDTFAPAAALDHLLGKIPRARLTRRHYTEREAGARLDHFAWTKAGGALAKQVAAWTSTDWPPMDS; the protein is encoded by the coding sequence ATGACCCAGCCGGAAACCGTCGGCCCGAACCAGCCGGAAGCCCTCGCCGACCTGCCGCTCCTGGTGACCGTCGAACTCCCGGACGGCGCCCGCGTTCCGGTGCGTGCCCTGCGCGCCCCCGCGCCGGAACGCTTCCTCCCGTCCGGCTCGGGACCGGCCCCCGGCCCGCCCCCGGCACCCGCGGTGCTCATCGTCCCGGCGATGGGCACCCCCGCCCGCTTCTACCGCCGCTTCGCCCACCGGCTGCACGGCGAGGGCCTGACCGTGCTCACCGCCGACCTGCGCGGCCAGGGCGAGGCGACCCCGCGCGCCGGCCGCCGCGGGACGCGCGACCACGGCTACCGCGCGATCGTCGAGGAGGACCTCCCCGCCGTCCTCGCGGTCGTCCGCGCCGAGCTGGGCCCCGAGCCGCCCCTGTACCTCCTCGGCCACAGCCTCGGCGGCCAACTGGGCCTGATACACGCGGCATTGACCGCCGCTCCCGGCCCCGCCCCCGTCCCGGGCCCCGTCCCCGGACCCGGGGTCGACGGCGTGGTGCTCGTCGCCACAGGATCCGTCTGGTTCCGCGCGTACGGCCCCCTGCGCGGCCCCGCCCTGCTCCTCGGCCAGCTGCTGATCGCCGCGACGTCGACCGTGCTCGGCCGGTGGCCCGGCGCCCGGCTCGGCTTCGGCGGCGACCAGCCCAAGAGCGTCATGCGGGACTGGGCGCGGCAGGGCCGTACGGGCCGCTACACCGCCAAGGGGTCCGCACGCGACTACGAAACGGCCCTCGCCGCACTGGAGTTGCCGGTGCTCGCGGTCTCCGTCGAGCGCGACACGTTCGCCCCCGCCGCCGCCCTCGACCACCTGCTCGGCAAGATCCCCCGGGCCCGCCTCACCCGGCGTCACTACACCGAGCGGGAGGCGGGCGCCCGCCTCGACCACTTCGCGTGGACGAAGGCGGGCGGCGCGCTCGCCAAGCAGGTGGCGGCCTGGACGTCCACCGATTGGCCACCGATGGACAGCTGA
- a CDS encoding arsenate reductase family protein, giving the protein MEIWINPACSKCRGALSLLDAEGADYTVRRYLDDVPTEDEIRAVLDRLGLEPWDITRTQEQAAKDLNLKDREAWPRDASGRDRWVRALAEHPKLIQRPIITADDGTAVVARTEEAVRDALAR; this is encoded by the coding sequence ATGGAGATCTGGATCAACCCCGCCTGTTCGAAGTGCCGCGGCGCCCTCTCGCTGCTCGACGCGGAGGGTGCCGACTACACCGTGCGCCGCTACCTCGACGACGTACCGACCGAGGACGAGATCCGTGCCGTGCTCGACCGCCTCGGCCTCGAACCGTGGGACATCACCAGGACGCAGGAGCAGGCCGCCAAGGACCTGAACCTGAAGGACCGCGAGGCCTGGCCGCGCGACGCCTCCGGGCGCGACCGCTGGGTGAGGGCCCTCGCCGAGCACCCGAAGCTGATCCAGCGCCCCATCATCACCGCGGACGACGGCACGGCGGTGGTGGCGAGGACCGAGGAGGCGGTGCGGGACGCGCTGGCACGCTGA
- a CDS encoding HAD family hydrolase: MADTADTADTPSTTGTARTAVRRKNKLAVTGVAGALAAAVLAGGALWPTSEATAADTSAATARELSHWPKPVAKKLGEVIAANDHKGAYAVFDADNTTYRNDLEESLLPFLEMKGVLTRATMDPSLKTIPFKDTATHKESLYSYYNRLCEVDDQVCYPWAAQIFSGYTLKELKRYVDELLAYKKPIPAEYYEAGKLTKTQVKPPEFSNGMRQLHKTLRAHGIEVYVVSAASEDLVRMVLADPKYGYGVKPQNVIGVSMLLKDRETGEVTSSRKEIAEGRFGERDRAKLAGRELTPKLWAPLTWYEGKPAAISTYIDEWRKPILVAGDTPVSDGPMLFHSADVEHGGVRVWVNRKDAYMKQLDGMKRKNAQRQRELGQKVTADKRWLTVTPGQIG, encoded by the coding sequence ATGGCAGACACGGCAGACACGGCAGACACGCCAAGCACGACAGGTACGGCACGCACGGCAGTACGACGGAAGAACAAGCTGGCCGTCACCGGCGTCGCGGGGGCGCTCGCCGCGGCCGTGCTCGCGGGCGGCGCGCTGTGGCCGACGAGCGAGGCCACGGCGGCGGACACCTCCGCCGCCACCGCCCGCGAGCTGTCGCACTGGCCGAAGCCGGTCGCGAAGAAGCTCGGCGAGGTCATCGCGGCGAACGACCACAAGGGCGCGTACGCCGTGTTCGACGCGGACAACACGACGTACCGCAACGACCTGGAGGAGTCGCTGCTGCCCTTCCTGGAGATGAAGGGCGTCCTGACCCGCGCGACCATGGACCCCTCCCTGAAGACCATCCCCTTCAAGGACACGGCCACCCACAAGGAGAGCCTCTACAGCTACTACAACCGGCTCTGCGAGGTGGACGACCAGGTCTGTTACCCCTGGGCCGCGCAGATCTTCTCCGGTTACACGCTGAAGGAGCTGAAGAGGTACGTCGATGAACTTCTCGCGTACAAGAAGCCGATCCCCGCGGAGTACTACGAGGCCGGGAAGCTCACGAAGACGCAGGTGAAGCCGCCCGAGTTCTCCAACGGCATGCGCCAGCTCCACAAGACGCTGCGTGCGCACGGCATCGAGGTGTACGTCGTCAGCGCGGCCAGCGAGGATCTGGTCCGCATGGTCCTCGCCGACCCGAAGTACGGCTACGGCGTGAAGCCGCAGAACGTCATCGGCGTCTCCATGCTGCTCAAGGACCGAGAGACCGGCGAGGTGACCAGTTCCCGCAAGGAGATCGCCGAGGGCCGCTTCGGCGAGAGGGACCGGGCGAAGCTCGCCGGGCGCGAGCTGACGCCGAAGCTGTGGGCGCCGCTGACCTGGTACGAGGGCAAGCCCGCGGCGATCAGCACGTACATCGACGAGTGGCGGAAGCCCATCCTCGTGGCCGGTGACACCCCGGTCAGCGACGGCCCGATGCTGTTCCACTCGGCGGATGTGGAGCACGGCGGCGTACGGGTCTGGGTCAACCGCAAGGACGCGTACATGAAGCAGCTCGACGGGATGAAGAGGAAGAACGCGCAGCGGCAGCGCGAGCTGGGCCAGAAGGTGACGGCCGACAAGCGGTGGCTGACGGTGACGCCGGGCCAGATCGGCTGA